tgccttctccgttagaGGAGGATAGTCCCTCCTATTTCCTAGGACGATATAAGAGAATGGACTCCTCAGACAGGTCCactattcattccttcattcactcCATAATCAGCAAATAGTTATTGAGGATTTACTATTTGCAGTGTTCTACTTCATGTATTACTTATTAAGGACAAAGACAAGAGGAGacattgattttatttcatttctttccaagTTACTCTGGAGCTCTAGATTTTGCCAGGCAGTTTTTGGTATGGGAGGAAAGAAGATCTCAGTACTGAGATGGGACTCTCGCAGAATGAAGTGGGGTATTTACTAGTGGTCAGATTTCTACTTTGTGCATAGACAAAAGTAAAACAAGGGAGGGAGAAGCAAAGAGGAGGTGTGGAAAGGGcaagaaatgggagaaaaagcaaaagctGTGGAAATGGCTGATGGgattgtaaagattttttttacctttccCCCCTAGTTTTATGGAGAGATAATTGACATAAATTAATGTGTAAATTCTAGGCTTACAGCATGATCATTTTGTAGATAGATATATTGGAGGAAGAAtgggcaatccactgcagtattcttgcctggagaatcccatggacagaggagcctggtgggccacagtccctaagcttgcaaagagttgaacacgactgaagcgactgagcacgcatgcatgtatatatatctatatctatatctatgcaTTGCAATAGGTTTAATTAATATGCATCATCTCAAAAGAACTAATTGGGAAAATCCTGAGAGTTCTCTCTGATGTAGAACATTTTCACACATTGAGGTAAGGGGAAGTTTCTTTGGTCCCTACATGGTTCAGCTTGAATTTTGTTGAACTGGAACAGCCTGTCAAACTCACAGAGCATATCTGTTTTAACCACTGAGATAAAGAatgtctgttttgaaaataaggataataaactCCCTTCACATAACATACACATTAACATCCTCAAAAGTATGGTTCCATTCCCAGACACTAGGGTCCTGCTGTCTTGCTCTATATGGACTATAGCTGCCTCTTTTTGGACACTTGAGGAATATACCCCTGTTATGTTTGATGTATGTTCTTTGTTCTGATAAGGTAGGTGATCATGCTAAAAATCATGCTTCAGTGGGGAAgtttctcagagttatctgagaggctgtcttctgGGCTATAGCCCTaaatttggctcaaataaaactccTCTATTCCTAAAAACAAAATCCCATTATCTCATAAAGATatcatataaagaaaagaaagaagaaagaggaaaatcttttctctttgtgatgagaactcttaggattaaCTCTCTTAACAGATTCCCTGTATATTATATAGTGGTGTTAGTTATAGTCACCATGTTGTGTACATCCCTAGTACATATTTTACagtggaaatttgtaccttttgatcaccttcctcccaccctccactCCTGATAACTACATATCTGATATCTTTTTCTATGGGTTTGGTTGATCTCTAGGTTCCGCATGTATGTGACATCATATtgcatttgtctttctatgtctgacccatttcactcagcataatgccttcaaggagCTTCCACATTGTCACAAGTGGtaaaatttcctcatttttaaggctgaataatattccattgctttATCCATACCTTTTTAAATCCATTCATCCAtacattttttaatccattcatccacacctttttttatccattcatccattaatgAACATCTAGGTTCTTTCCATGCCTTGGGTACTGtatataatgctgctatgaacttgggacttcccccatggctcagtgataaagaatttgcctgcaatgcaggaggcacaggagacaggggtttgatccatgggctgtgaagatcccttggaggaggaaatggcaatccactccagtattcttgggtggataatcccatggacagaggagcctggagggctacggtccatagggtcacacagagtcaggtgtgactgagcatgcatgcatcaaCATGGGAgctcataaattttaaaaagatatttattatatatttacttattggctgtgctgggtctttgttgtggcccctaggctcagggaGTTGTGCATAATTTCTCTAGCTGAGGTGGCTGTGGGTGTATTTATTTGCCCCACACAGGCTTCTCTCACTGCCCTCCAAAGGCTTCTTGAGGGGCCTGGtttcatgggctctagagtgtgcaggctcagtagctgtagcTCGTTGACCTAGTTGCTCTtctgtatgtgggatcttagttccctgaccagagattgaacctacgtcccctgcgttgcaagacagattctttaccactggagcacCATAGACGTtcttgcatatatctttttgagttagtgttttcatttcctttggctctattcccaggagtggagttgctgggaCATTTGgtgtttctatttttcactttttgagaATTTCTCTATGTGGTTTTTGAGAAAGTTTTCTTGTGTAGTGACTGGGTCATCTGCGGATGGATGCCATCAGTTCTGCGGAGGTTCTTCCATCTCGCTTGACTAGGGGAGGGCATAAGGGTCAGAGGAACTAAGACTTCCATTTGGATAAGAATTCATGCTGAGATATCTAAGAAATGAAGctatctcctcttccttctcttgatTTTTTCTCCAATTATGAGGAGGCAGTAGAGGCTGGCTTAGAAGGTAAGCCTGGGCTTCCTGGCCAGCATCCTTCTTAGAGCTGCCTTCACCTCCTGGTTCTTCAGACTGTAGATAAGGGGGTTCAGTAGCGGGGTCACCACACTGTACTGCACAGATAGAACTTGCTCCAGGGCTGAGCCAGAAGCTGGAGTCATGTACCTTGAAGGGAATTGCACAAAGGCATAAAATGAGCTCAGGACAATGGACACATGGCTGTAAGCAGCCAGGGTCCATCCCATCCCAGACTCTGCAAAGAGGGTCTTCTGGGCTGAGTCACTATCACTGGTAGAAGCATCTAGAAGTGACTGTATTATCGTGAGAAGTCAGTCATTTCTGCCTTCAAATGCCTCCATACAAGAGTGATCTTATGCCGAACATTATAAGAACTGCcctgaggagaaaaaggaagttgTGCAGCATATGAAGTGTTCCACGTTAGAATAGAACTAAAAATGATGTCATGCATTTCTATAgtacttcatacttttcaaagtgTCTTTCCTTAGTAGTTAGGTAGAGAGTATgaagaatgttttttctttttttatatatatacaactgTATGTTCCCATCTTGTCATGATTGTTCCTTACAAAACTATATGCTAGTCCAATAATGCTGTCATTTCCCCCAACATTTATGGTTCTTGGAATTACCCCAGAATGACAgcacattatttttcaaatgctcAGTGGAagaaatatttgtcctttttcaAACATTTATCAAATTTGGCTTAGAATAGAAGCCAAGATCTGTAGATAAAGTGAAAGATAAAACTGTGTTTAGTATGATATGAATGCTAAATGATTATGAATCCAATAATGGTAAGACTAATTGTGCAAATCCATCTCCAGATTCACTAGTAGAGAGTACAGGCCAGTAGTGACTCTATTTCCTGGGAACCAAGCGCTCATCAACCAGAGCTGTTTATGTTTGAGAGAAACATGGTAGAAAAGAGCTTGAGGTTTTCAAGTCAGTGAGACTCGGTTTATATTTTGCCTCCATTCTTAGCTTGTTCTGGCAACTTCAATAAGGCACCTGGTTACTCCTGaaactcagtttttttttaatccaaaaataAGGTTAATAACATTCATCTTGTGGTATGACACATACTAAAATTGATCTTGATTGTGCAAAGCAGTTGTTGTAAGTAGCTGCCTAATCAATAGTTACAGGACAAATAGGCTTTGGATCTTTCAGTGGGAAGGAGAAATGGCATCTGTTTCAagtatgatatattttatatatattttgtccaACTCTGAATAAAAGCCTACTAATGTCTCTCTGATTTCCTTCTGAAACTCCAGAATCATAGGTTAATGAAATTAGGAAACCCTTTAGTCTTTGTATAAGCTTATTTTTCAGAGTTAGACAATTGAGgtctcagaaagaaaataaatttttaatacttTACACATCAGAGCCAGAACTAGAACTCAGGGCTTCCCATATTCTTGTGCAGTTCTTTTCTTACTACTTTGCAGTGCTCTGTTCTACAGATCACCATTAATTTCAAGTGACAAATATCCTACATCCACATTCCAGAGGTATAGCAATGACATACCTGAAAACGCCTGAGCCATAAAAAATGGTGACCACaaggaaatgagatgagcaggtaGAGAAGATCTTGTTCTGACCTGAGGCAGAGTTGATCCCCAAGGCTGTCATGATGATATGGGTGTAGGATCCCAGGAGTAGGACAAGGGTGCCAAGGCCCAAGATCACCATGGTGGTCAGGATGGAGGCAATGCTAATGTAGGGGTCAGAACAGGCCAATAGGAGCACTGGAGGAAACTCACAGGCAAAGCTGCGGATGAAGTTGGGGCCACAGAATTTCTGTTGAGCCAGGAGGATGATGTTAAGTAGGCCAGTCCCCATTCCTATGGCCCAGGAGGCTCCCACCAGGCCAGCACATGCCTTCTTGTTCATGGTCACCACATATGACAGCGGGTGGCACACAGCCTGGtaccggtcataggccatgactGAAAGGAGGCAAGCTTCAGTGGCCCCAGCAAATATGACCAAGGCAATCTGGGTGAAACATTCAAGGAAGGATATAGTCTTCCACTTGGAAAGCAGGTTCTCTAGCAGCTTAGGCACAATGACTGAGGAATAGAAAGCATCCAGGAAGGAGAGGTgactgaggaagaagtacatgggggtgtggaggtgggaatCAGTCCTGatcaccagcagcatcagcaggtTCCCTGTGAGGGTCAGGAGGTAAATCACCAGGAATATTACAAATAGTACTATCTGGATCTGAGGGTTGTTGGATAGTCCTTGAAGAACAAACACCGTGACTCTGGTTGTGTTGGCAGCTTCCATGGAGCATTAGAGATTCCCTTCAGAGGGACAAGAACAGAAAAGAATGCTCCAATGTGCTATGAGTCTCAGAGAATGTCTGGAGATGAGATGCTATGAATCAAGCTTCAGCAGAGGCAACCTTGCTATGTTAGACCTCATCACGCCTGCCCAGCTCAGGGCAGTAATCTATTGGCTAAGGTGGAGATGTGGGAAAGAAATAAATAGAGAATCAAACctagaaagaaaggagaagagaaaagagattaTACAGGGCGAAGAAGGAAATGAAGGGAATGGAAATAGACTCCAATGCACTGAGAATTACCATTCTCCAGTTTCAAAAGGAACAGAGTTCAAACAACTGGAAGGCCCACTGGCATAGTGTG
The sequence above is drawn from the Dama dama isolate Ldn47 chromosome 3, ASM3311817v1, whole genome shotgun sequence genome and encodes:
- the LOC133042974 gene encoding olfactory receptor 8S1-like, yielding MEAANTTRVTVFVLQGLSNNPQIQIVLFVIFLVIYLLTLTGNLLMLLVIRTDSHLHTPMYFFLSHLSFLDAFYSSVIVPKLLENLLSKWKTISFLECFTQIALVIFAGATEACLLSVMAYDRYQAVCHPLSYVVTMNKKACAGLVGASWAIGMGTGLLNIILLAQQKFCGPNFIRSFACEFPPVLLLACSDPYISIASILTTMVILGLGTLVLLLGSYTHIIMTALGINSASGQNKIFSTCSSHFLVVTIFYGSGVFRYMTPASGSALEQVLSVQYSVVTPLLNPLIYSLKNQEVKAALRRMLARKPRLTF